A window from Bos mutus isolate GX-2022 chromosome 1, NWIPB_WYAK_1.1, whole genome shotgun sequence encodes these proteins:
- the TIGIT gene encoding T-cell immunoreceptor with Ig and ITIM domains isoform X2 → MKDLGLWGACLADPKKEAGGAVTGRIVTMGNISAEEGGSVTLQCHLSSTTAKVTQVNWNLQDQVVAIHHDSLGWHINPAFKERVVPDSNLGLTLRWLTSNDTGQYTCVYHTYPDGIYKGVLFLQVLRHSGMPGARWLRTLMLDDRITAERELPTLAHIHITWELSNVAEYSAGFQIPLLGAMAAVLVVICIAVIAVATLARKKSLRIRSAEGDLGRGPSEPEACRPRVVSSPGSCVQADAGLCGDQGSEDHAEAEPHEYFNVLSYRSLASFSFPTETG, encoded by the exons ATGAAGGACTTGGGGTTGTGGGGTGCCTGCCTGGCTGACCCAAAAAAAGAAGCAGGAG GAGCTGTGACAGGCAGAATAGTAACAATGGGGAACATTTCTGCAGAGGAAGGTGGCTCTGTCACCTTACAATGTCACCTCTCCTCCACCACTGCCAAAGTGACCCAAGTCAACTGGAATCTGCAAGACCAAGTTGTGGCCATTCATCATGACAGCTTGGGGTGGCACATCaatcctgccttcaaggagcgaGTGGTCCCGGACTCCAATTTGGGCCTCACCCTCCGGTGGCTGACCAGTAACGACACGGGACAGTACACCTGCGTCTATCACACCTACCCTGACGGGATTTACAAAGGGGTGCTCTTTCTGCAAGTCCTACGACACTCAGGTATGCCTGGGGCCAGGTGGCTGAGGACCCTCATGCTCGATGATCGAATCACTGCAGAGCGGGAACTCCCAACCCTGGCTCACATtcacatcacctgggagctttcaAATG TGGCTGAGTACAGCGCTGGGTTCCAGATCCCACTGCTTGGAGCCATGGCCGCAGTGCTAGTGGTCATCTGCATAGCAGTCATTGCAGTGGCCACACTGGCCAGAAAG AAATCTCTCCGAATCCGTTCTGCGGAAGGTGACCTTGGGAGGGGGCCGTCTGAACCGGAGGCGTGCAGGCCCAGGGTCGTGTCCTCCCCCGGCAGCTGTGTGCAGGCGGATGCCGGGCTGTGCGGTGACCAGGGCAGCGAGGACCACGCCGAGGCCGAGCCGCACGAGTACTTCAACGTCCTGAGCTACAGAAGCCTGGCCAGCTTCAGCTTCCCCACCGAGACGGGTTAG
- the TIGIT gene encoding T-cell immunoreceptor with Ig and ITIM domains isoform X3, whose translation MQWCLLLIWAQVLKQALLPASGAVTGRIVTMGNISAEEGGSVTLQCHLSSTTAKVTQVNWNLQDQVVAIHHDSLGWHINPAFKERVVPDSNLGLTLRWLTSNDTGQYTCVYHTYPDGIYKGVLFLQVLRHSVAEYSAGFQIPLLGAMAAVLVVICIAVIAVATLARKKSLRIRSAEGDLGRGPSEPEACRPRVVSSPGSCVQADAGLCGDQGSEDHAEAEPHEYFNVLSYRSLASFSFPTETG comes from the exons ATGCAGTGGTGTCTCCTCCTGATCTGGGCCCAGGTGCTGAAGCAGGCTCTCCTCCCCGCATCAG GAGCTGTGACAGGCAGAATAGTAACAATGGGGAACATTTCTGCAGAGGAAGGTGGCTCTGTCACCTTACAATGTCACCTCTCCTCCACCACTGCCAAAGTGACCCAAGTCAACTGGAATCTGCAAGACCAAGTTGTGGCCATTCATCATGACAGCTTGGGGTGGCACATCaatcctgccttcaaggagcgaGTGGTCCCGGACTCCAATTTGGGCCTCACCCTCCGGTGGCTGACCAGTAACGACACGGGACAGTACACCTGCGTCTATCACACCTACCCTGACGGGATTTACAAAGGGGTGCTCTTTCTGCAAGTCCTACGACACTCAG TGGCTGAGTACAGCGCTGGGTTCCAGATCCCACTGCTTGGAGCCATGGCCGCAGTGCTAGTGGTCATCTGCATAGCAGTCATTGCAGTGGCCACACTGGCCAGAAAG AAATCTCTCCGAATCCGTTCTGCGGAAGGTGACCTTGGGAGGGGGCCGTCTGAACCGGAGGCGTGCAGGCCCAGGGTCGTGTCCTCCCCCGGCAGCTGTGTGCAGGCGGATGCCGGGCTGTGCGGTGACCAGGGCAGCGAGGACCACGCCGAGGCCGAGCCGCACGAGTACTTCAACGTCCTGAGCTACAGAAGCCTGGCCAGCTTCAGCTTCCCCACCGAGACGGGTTAG
- the TIGIT gene encoding T-cell immunoreceptor with Ig and ITIM domains isoform X1, translating into MQWCLLLIWAQVLKQALLPASGAVTGRIVTMGNISAEEGGSVTLQCHLSSTTAKVTQVNWNLQDQVVAIHHDSLGWHINPAFKERVVPDSNLGLTLRWLTSNDTGQYTCVYHTYPDGIYKGVLFLQVLRHSGMPGARWLRTLMLDDRITAERELPTLAHIHITWELSNVAEYSAGFQIPLLGAMAAVLVVICIAVIAVATLARKKSLRIRSAEGDLGRGPSEPEACRPRVVSSPGSCVQADAGLCGDQGSEDHAEAEPHEYFNVLSYRSLASFSFPTETG; encoded by the exons ATGCAGTGGTGTCTCCTCCTGATCTGGGCCCAGGTGCTGAAGCAGGCTCTCCTCCCCGCATCAG GAGCTGTGACAGGCAGAATAGTAACAATGGGGAACATTTCTGCAGAGGAAGGTGGCTCTGTCACCTTACAATGTCACCTCTCCTCCACCACTGCCAAAGTGACCCAAGTCAACTGGAATCTGCAAGACCAAGTTGTGGCCATTCATCATGACAGCTTGGGGTGGCACATCaatcctgccttcaaggagcgaGTGGTCCCGGACTCCAATTTGGGCCTCACCCTCCGGTGGCTGACCAGTAACGACACGGGACAGTACACCTGCGTCTATCACACCTACCCTGACGGGATTTACAAAGGGGTGCTCTTTCTGCAAGTCCTACGACACTCAGGTATGCCTGGGGCCAGGTGGCTGAGGACCCTCATGCTCGATGATCGAATCACTGCAGAGCGGGAACTCCCAACCCTGGCTCACATtcacatcacctgggagctttcaAATG TGGCTGAGTACAGCGCTGGGTTCCAGATCCCACTGCTTGGAGCCATGGCCGCAGTGCTAGTGGTCATCTGCATAGCAGTCATTGCAGTGGCCACACTGGCCAGAAAG AAATCTCTCCGAATCCGTTCTGCGGAAGGTGACCTTGGGAGGGGGCCGTCTGAACCGGAGGCGTGCAGGCCCAGGGTCGTGTCCTCCCCCGGCAGCTGTGTGCAGGCGGATGCCGGGCTGTGCGGTGACCAGGGCAGCGAGGACCACGCCGAGGCCGAGCCGCACGAGTACTTCAACGTCCTGAGCTACAGAAGCCTGGCCAGCTTCAGCTTCCCCACCGAGACGGGTTAG